One Coffea arabica cultivar ET-39 chromosome 5e, Coffea Arabica ET-39 HiFi, whole genome shotgun sequence DNA segment encodes these proteins:
- the LOC113720263 gene encoding succinate-semialdehyde dehydrogenase, mitochondrial-like codes for MACFRSVFSTRFPQSHRLFLHLASPLPRAPAHTTAAATPQPLFFIRQINMQAQNVAARLSSSGFLHAQGLVGGKWTDAYDGKTIEVRNPATGEVIANVPCMGRNETNDAITSAYDAFNSWKKLTAADRSKRLRKWYDLLMAHKEELGQLITLEQGKPLKEAIGEVGYGAGFIEFSAEEAKRVYGDIIPSPLPDRRLFVLKQPVGVVGAITPWNFPLAMITRKVGPALACGCTVVIKPSELTPLTALAAAELSLQAGIPPGVVNVVMGNASEIGEALLSSPKVRKITFTGSTAVGKKLMAGSAGTVKKVSLELGGNAPCIVFDDADLEVALKGTLATKFRNSGQTCVCANRILVQEGIYDKFADALSTAVQNMKVGNGFGEDVVQGPLINEAAVQKVESLIKDAISKGAKVILGGKRHSLGMTFYEPTVISDVKNEMLISREEVFGPVAPLLKFKTEEEAIHMANDTNAGLAAYLFTTNVQRSWRVSEALEYGIVGVNEGIVSTEVAPFGGVKQSGVGREGSKYGMDEYLEIKYVCLGNLS; via the exons ATGGCCTGCTTCCGCTCTGTCTTCAGCACCAGGTTCCCTCAATCTCATCGTTTATTTCTACATTTGGCTTCTCCTCTGCCTCGGGCGCCTGCGCATACAACAGCCGCCGCCACACCCCAACCTCTCTTCTTCATTCGCCAG ATAAATATGCAAGCACAAAACGTTGCTGCTCGTCTTAGCAGCTCCGGGTTTCTTCACGCTCAGGGCCTTGTTGGGGGCAAGTGGACAGATGCTTATGACGGCAAGACTATTGAG GTACGCAACCCTGCTACTGGAGAAGTTATTGCAAACGTTCCATGTATGGGTAGGAACGAGACGAATGATGCAATCACTTCAGCATATGACGCATTCAACT CTTGGAAGAAACTTACTGCTGCTGATAGGAGCAAGCGATTAAGGAAATG GTATGACTTGTTAATGGCCCACAAGGAGGAGCTCGGTCAACTTATAACACTGGAGCAGGGAAAACCTCTAAAGGAGGCAATTGGTGAG GTGGGTTATGGGGCGGGTTTCATTGAATTCTCTGCAGAAGAAGCTAAACGTGTGTATGGTGATATCATTCCCTCTCCATTACCGGATCGCCGGTTGTTTGTTTTAAAGCAG CCTGTAGGTGTTGTCGGTGCCATTACACCCTGGAATTTCCCCTTGGCCATGATCACTAGAAAA GTTGGTCCTGCCCTTGCCTGTGGCTGCACAGTGGTTATCAAGCCTTCTGAACTCACACCTTTGACTGCTTTAGCGGCAGCTGAACTCTCCCTTCAAGCTGGAATACCCCCG GGTGTGGTGAATGTTGTTATGGGAAATGCTTCTGAGATTGGAGAAGCTTTACTTTCCAGTCCCAAG GTGAGGAAGATCACCTTCACGGGGTCAACTGCTGTTGGAAAGAAATTGATGGCAGGTTCTGCTGGGACTGTGAAAAAG GTATCCCTTGAACTTGGAGGCAATGCACCTTGCATAGTCTTTGATGATGCAGATCTTGAGGTGGCTCTTAAAGGGACT TTGGCGACTAAATTCCGCAATAGTGGGCAGACATGTGTTTGTGCAAATAGAATACTTGTGCAGGAAG GAATCTATGACAAGTTTGCTGATGCACTTTCCACTGctgtccaaaacatgaaagttggaAATGGTTTTGGTGAAGATGTGGTGCAG GGTCCTCTAATCAACGAAGCGGCGGTACAGAAG GTGGAATCACTAATTAAAGACGCTATCTCAAAG GGAGCAAAAGTTATTCTAGGAGGCAAAAGACACAGTCTTGGGATGACTTTTTATGAACCTACAGTGATCAGTGATGTCAAAAATGAGATGCTTATATCAAG GGAGGAAGTGTTTGGACCTGTTGCCCCACTTTTGAAGTTTAAAACTGAGGAGGAAgctatccacatggcaaatgaTACCAATGCAG GTTTGGCTGCCTACTTATTCACCACAAACGTTCAACGGTCTTGGCGGGTCTCTGAAGCTCTTGAGTACGGTATAGTCGGAGTTAATGAAGGGATTGTTTCAACTGAG GTGGCACCATTTGGAGGTGTAAAACAGTCGGGCGTTGGCCGAGAAGGTTCGAAGTATGGAATGGATGAATATTTGGAG ATCAAATATGTATGTTTGGGAAATTTAAGCTGA
- the LOC113736815 gene encoding myb family transcription factor IPN2-like isoform X1: MFHTKKPASAMNSHERPMSCVQGDSGLVLTTDPKPRLRWTVELHERFVDAVTQLGGPDKATPKTIMRVMGVKGLTLYHLKSHLQKFRLGKQPHKEFSDHPIKDGERASTLELQRSSSASSSGMIGRSMNDNVRITDAIRMQMEVQRRLHEQLEVQRHLQLRIEAQGKYMQTILEKACQTLAGENMASAAAAGSYNKGGNQAGGGVVDIKEFGPPLSFPSLQDLNIYGSGEQLELQQGGMVVDRSPSLDGFMSNNNDTQLCHLGKKRPTPPSPYGGGSGKSPASLMWSDHHHHDLRLQELGSAAASCLGNSQDHHHHHDPFKGDHHHQIQMNNAPGGAGVLSLERSNVDVVIDSMSDSTCSNMYETKPLISGSCGSDGGMVLGGTDQKNASSKLERPSPRRASTTATTPPPSSSSDHRMNPVQIGTGAAGAMSQARNSPFG; the protein is encoded by the exons ATGTTCCATACAAAGAAGCCGGCCTCAGCTATGAATTCGCATGAGAGGCCCATGTCATGTGTTCAGGGAGATTCCGGCCTTGTCCTCACCACTGATCCTAAGCCCCGCCTCAGATGGACTGTTGAGCTTCATGAGCGTTTTGTTGATGCTGTAACCCAGCTTGGTGGACCTGACA AGGCCACCCCAAAGACAATCATGAGAGTTATGGGAGTCAAGGGTCTCACTCTTTATCATCTCAAGAGCCATCTTCAG AAATTCAGGCTCGGAAAGCAGCCCCACAAGGAGTTCAGTGATCACCCGATAAAAGATGGTGAGAGAG CTTCAACTTTAGAACTTCAACGAAGTAGTTCCGCTTCATCTTCGGGGATGATTGGTCGCAGTATGAACGA TAATGTTCGCATCACTGATGCAATTAGGATGCAAATGGAAGTGCAGAGAAGACTTCATGAACAGTTAGAG GTACAAAGACACCTTCAGTTGAGGATTGAGGCACAAGGAAAGTACATGCAAACTATTCTGGAGAAAGCTTGTCAAACACTGGCGGGGGAAAATATGGCTTCTGCTGCAGCAGCAGGGAGCTATAACAAGGGTGGAAATCAAGCAGGGGGAGGAGTGGTGGACATTAAGGAATTTGGTCCCCCTCTCAGTTTTCCATCTCTGCAAGACCTCAACATATACGGATCAGGTGAGCAACTTGAACTTCAACAGGGCGGCATGGTGGTGGACAGATCACCGTCGCTGGACGGATTCATGTCAAACAACAACGACACCCAACTGTGCCACCTGGGCAAGAAGAGGCCTACGCCGCCTAGCCCTTATGGCGGAGGAAGCGGCAAGAGCCCCGCCAGCTTGATGTGGTCTGATCATCATCATCACGATCTCCGCCTGCAAGAACTAGGATCAGCAGCAGCATCCTGTCTCGGTAATTCCCAAgaccatcatcatcatcacgaTCCTTTCAAAGGCGATCACCACCACCAAATTCAGATGAATAATGCACCTGGAGGAGCAGGAGTACTGTCACTCGAGAGAAGCAATGTGGACGTCGTGATTGATTCTATGTCAGACAGTACCTGTAGTAATATGTACGAGACAAAGCCATTGATAAGCGGTAGTTGTGGATCAGATGGCGGTATGGTATTGGGGGGTACTGATCAAAAGAATGCATCCTCGAAGCTCGAAAGGCCCTCTCCTCGAAGAGCCTCTACTACTGCAACTACTCCGCCTCCATCGTCATCCAGTGATCATAGGATGAATCCAGTGCAGATTGGTACAGGTGCTGCCGGTGCCATGTCCCAGGCACGAAACTCTCCGTTCGGATGA
- the LOC113736815 gene encoding myb family transcription factor IPN2-like isoform X2, producing the protein MFHTKKPASAMNSHERPMSCVQGDSGLVLTTDPKPRLRWTVELHERFVDAVTQLGGPDKATPKTIMRVMGVKGLTLYHLKSHLQKFRLGKQPHKEFSDHPIKDASTLELQRSSSASSSGMIGRSMNDNVRITDAIRMQMEVQRRLHEQLEVQRHLQLRIEAQGKYMQTILEKACQTLAGENMASAAAAGSYNKGGNQAGGGVVDIKEFGPPLSFPSLQDLNIYGSGEQLELQQGGMVVDRSPSLDGFMSNNNDTQLCHLGKKRPTPPSPYGGGSGKSPASLMWSDHHHHDLRLQELGSAAASCLGNSQDHHHHHDPFKGDHHHQIQMNNAPGGAGVLSLERSNVDVVIDSMSDSTCSNMYETKPLISGSCGSDGGMVLGGTDQKNASSKLERPSPRRASTTATTPPPSSSSDHRMNPVQIGTGAAGAMSQARNSPFG; encoded by the exons ATGTTCCATACAAAGAAGCCGGCCTCAGCTATGAATTCGCATGAGAGGCCCATGTCATGTGTTCAGGGAGATTCCGGCCTTGTCCTCACCACTGATCCTAAGCCCCGCCTCAGATGGACTGTTGAGCTTCATGAGCGTTTTGTTGATGCTGTAACCCAGCTTGGTGGACCTGACA AGGCCACCCCAAAGACAATCATGAGAGTTATGGGAGTCAAGGGTCTCACTCTTTATCATCTCAAGAGCCATCTTCAG AAATTCAGGCTCGGAAAGCAGCCCCACAAGGAGTTCAGTGATCACCCGATAAAAGATG CTTCAACTTTAGAACTTCAACGAAGTAGTTCCGCTTCATCTTCGGGGATGATTGGTCGCAGTATGAACGA TAATGTTCGCATCACTGATGCAATTAGGATGCAAATGGAAGTGCAGAGAAGACTTCATGAACAGTTAGAG GTACAAAGACACCTTCAGTTGAGGATTGAGGCACAAGGAAAGTACATGCAAACTATTCTGGAGAAAGCTTGTCAAACACTGGCGGGGGAAAATATGGCTTCTGCTGCAGCAGCAGGGAGCTATAACAAGGGTGGAAATCAAGCAGGGGGAGGAGTGGTGGACATTAAGGAATTTGGTCCCCCTCTCAGTTTTCCATCTCTGCAAGACCTCAACATATACGGATCAGGTGAGCAACTTGAACTTCAACAGGGCGGCATGGTGGTGGACAGATCACCGTCGCTGGACGGATTCATGTCAAACAACAACGACACCCAACTGTGCCACCTGGGCAAGAAGAGGCCTACGCCGCCTAGCCCTTATGGCGGAGGAAGCGGCAAGAGCCCCGCCAGCTTGATGTGGTCTGATCATCATCATCACGATCTCCGCCTGCAAGAACTAGGATCAGCAGCAGCATCCTGTCTCGGTAATTCCCAAgaccatcatcatcatcacgaTCCTTTCAAAGGCGATCACCACCACCAAATTCAGATGAATAATGCACCTGGAGGAGCAGGAGTACTGTCACTCGAGAGAAGCAATGTGGACGTCGTGATTGATTCTATGTCAGACAGTACCTGTAGTAATATGTACGAGACAAAGCCATTGATAAGCGGTAGTTGTGGATCAGATGGCGGTATGGTATTGGGGGGTACTGATCAAAAGAATGCATCCTCGAAGCTCGAAAGGCCCTCTCCTCGAAGAGCCTCTACTACTGCAACTACTCCGCCTCCATCGTCATCCAGTGATCATAGGATGAATCCAGTGCAGATTGGTACAGGTGCTGCCGGTGCCATGTCCCAGGCACGAAACTCTCCGTTCGGATGA
- the LOC113736815 gene encoding myb family transcription factor IPN2-like isoform X4 — MFHTKKPASAMNSHERPMSCVQGDSGLVLTTDPKPRLRWTVELHERFVDAVTQLGGPDKATPKTIMRVMGVKGLTLYHLKSHLQKFRLGKQPHKEFSDHPIKDASTLELQRSSSASSSGMIGRSMNEMQMEVQRRLHEQLEVQRHLQLRIEAQGKYMQTILEKACQTLAGENMASAAAAGSYNKGGNQAGGGVVDIKEFGPPLSFPSLQDLNIYGSGEQLELQQGGMVVDRSPSLDGFMSNNNDTQLCHLGKKRPTPPSPYGGGSGKSPASLMWSDHHHHDLRLQELGSAAASCLGNSQDHHHHHDPFKGDHHHQIQMNNAPGGAGVLSLERSNVDVVIDSMSDSTCSNMYETKPLISGSCGSDGGMVLGGTDQKNASSKLERPSPRRASTTATTPPPSSSSDHRMNPVQIGTGAAGAMSQARNSPFG, encoded by the exons ATGTTCCATACAAAGAAGCCGGCCTCAGCTATGAATTCGCATGAGAGGCCCATGTCATGTGTTCAGGGAGATTCCGGCCTTGTCCTCACCACTGATCCTAAGCCCCGCCTCAGATGGACTGTTGAGCTTCATGAGCGTTTTGTTGATGCTGTAACCCAGCTTGGTGGACCTGACA AGGCCACCCCAAAGACAATCATGAGAGTTATGGGAGTCAAGGGTCTCACTCTTTATCATCTCAAGAGCCATCTTCAG AAATTCAGGCTCGGAAAGCAGCCCCACAAGGAGTTCAGTGATCACCCGATAAAAGATG CTTCAACTTTAGAACTTCAACGAAGTAGTTCCGCTTCATCTTCGGGGATGATTGGTCGCAGTATGAACGA GATGCAAATGGAAGTGCAGAGAAGACTTCATGAACAGTTAGAG GTACAAAGACACCTTCAGTTGAGGATTGAGGCACAAGGAAAGTACATGCAAACTATTCTGGAGAAAGCTTGTCAAACACTGGCGGGGGAAAATATGGCTTCTGCTGCAGCAGCAGGGAGCTATAACAAGGGTGGAAATCAAGCAGGGGGAGGAGTGGTGGACATTAAGGAATTTGGTCCCCCTCTCAGTTTTCCATCTCTGCAAGACCTCAACATATACGGATCAGGTGAGCAACTTGAACTTCAACAGGGCGGCATGGTGGTGGACAGATCACCGTCGCTGGACGGATTCATGTCAAACAACAACGACACCCAACTGTGCCACCTGGGCAAGAAGAGGCCTACGCCGCCTAGCCCTTATGGCGGAGGAAGCGGCAAGAGCCCCGCCAGCTTGATGTGGTCTGATCATCATCATCACGATCTCCGCCTGCAAGAACTAGGATCAGCAGCAGCATCCTGTCTCGGTAATTCCCAAgaccatcatcatcatcacgaTCCTTTCAAAGGCGATCACCACCACCAAATTCAGATGAATAATGCACCTGGAGGAGCAGGAGTACTGTCACTCGAGAGAAGCAATGTGGACGTCGTGATTGATTCTATGTCAGACAGTACCTGTAGTAATATGTACGAGACAAAGCCATTGATAAGCGGTAGTTGTGGATCAGATGGCGGTATGGTATTGGGGGGTACTGATCAAAAGAATGCATCCTCGAAGCTCGAAAGGCCCTCTCCTCGAAGAGCCTCTACTACTGCAACTACTCCGCCTCCATCGTCATCCAGTGATCATAGGATGAATCCAGTGCAGATTGGTACAGGTGCTGCCGGTGCCATGTCCCAGGCACGAAACTCTCCGTTCGGATGA
- the LOC113736815 gene encoding myb family transcription factor IPN2-like isoform X3 gives MFHTKKPASAMNSHERPMSCVQGDSGLVLTTDPKPRLRWTVELHERFVDAVTQLGGPDKATPKTIMRVMGVKGLTLYHLKSHLQKFRLGKQPHKEFSDHPIKDGERASTLELQRSSSASSSGMIGRSMNEMQMEVQRRLHEQLEVQRHLQLRIEAQGKYMQTILEKACQTLAGENMASAAAAGSYNKGGNQAGGGVVDIKEFGPPLSFPSLQDLNIYGSGEQLELQQGGMVVDRSPSLDGFMSNNNDTQLCHLGKKRPTPPSPYGGGSGKSPASLMWSDHHHHDLRLQELGSAAASCLGNSQDHHHHHDPFKGDHHHQIQMNNAPGGAGVLSLERSNVDVVIDSMSDSTCSNMYETKPLISGSCGSDGGMVLGGTDQKNASSKLERPSPRRASTTATTPPPSSSSDHRMNPVQIGTGAAGAMSQARNSPFG, from the exons ATGTTCCATACAAAGAAGCCGGCCTCAGCTATGAATTCGCATGAGAGGCCCATGTCATGTGTTCAGGGAGATTCCGGCCTTGTCCTCACCACTGATCCTAAGCCCCGCCTCAGATGGACTGTTGAGCTTCATGAGCGTTTTGTTGATGCTGTAACCCAGCTTGGTGGACCTGACA AGGCCACCCCAAAGACAATCATGAGAGTTATGGGAGTCAAGGGTCTCACTCTTTATCATCTCAAGAGCCATCTTCAG AAATTCAGGCTCGGAAAGCAGCCCCACAAGGAGTTCAGTGATCACCCGATAAAAGATGGTGAGAGAG CTTCAACTTTAGAACTTCAACGAAGTAGTTCCGCTTCATCTTCGGGGATGATTGGTCGCAGTATGAACGA GATGCAAATGGAAGTGCAGAGAAGACTTCATGAACAGTTAGAG GTACAAAGACACCTTCAGTTGAGGATTGAGGCACAAGGAAAGTACATGCAAACTATTCTGGAGAAAGCTTGTCAAACACTGGCGGGGGAAAATATGGCTTCTGCTGCAGCAGCAGGGAGCTATAACAAGGGTGGAAATCAAGCAGGGGGAGGAGTGGTGGACATTAAGGAATTTGGTCCCCCTCTCAGTTTTCCATCTCTGCAAGACCTCAACATATACGGATCAGGTGAGCAACTTGAACTTCAACAGGGCGGCATGGTGGTGGACAGATCACCGTCGCTGGACGGATTCATGTCAAACAACAACGACACCCAACTGTGCCACCTGGGCAAGAAGAGGCCTACGCCGCCTAGCCCTTATGGCGGAGGAAGCGGCAAGAGCCCCGCCAGCTTGATGTGGTCTGATCATCATCATCACGATCTCCGCCTGCAAGAACTAGGATCAGCAGCAGCATCCTGTCTCGGTAATTCCCAAgaccatcatcatcatcacgaTCCTTTCAAAGGCGATCACCACCACCAAATTCAGATGAATAATGCACCTGGAGGAGCAGGAGTACTGTCACTCGAGAGAAGCAATGTGGACGTCGTGATTGATTCTATGTCAGACAGTACCTGTAGTAATATGTACGAGACAAAGCCATTGATAAGCGGTAGTTGTGGATCAGATGGCGGTATGGTATTGGGGGGTACTGATCAAAAGAATGCATCCTCGAAGCTCGAAAGGCCCTCTCCTCGAAGAGCCTCTACTACTGCAACTACTCCGCCTCCATCGTCATCCAGTGATCATAGGATGAATCCAGTGCAGATTGGTACAGGTGCTGCCGGTGCCATGTCCCAGGCACGAAACTCTCCGTTCGGATGA